Part of the Streptomyces sp. WMMC500 genome is shown below.
GCGGCAGCGCGGCCGGGGCCGGCCCTCCGGCAGCCGCGGCGGCCGGTCGGGGGGCAAGCGGCGGTGAGTGTGCCCGACGGGACCCGGGAGCTGCTGCTCAGCCGGATCCAGGACGTGCCGGACTATCCGCAGCCCGGCGTGATGTTCAAGGACATCACCCCGCTGCTGGCCGACGCGAAGGCGTTCACGCTGCTCACGGACGCGCTGACCGACGTCTGCCGGGAGCAGGGTGCGCAGAAGGTCGTCGGTCTGGAGGCGCGCGGCTTCATCCTGGGCGCGCCGGTCGCGGTGCGCGCGGGGATCGGCTTCGTGCCCGTACGCAAGGCAGGCAAGCTGCCGGGCGCCACCCTCGGGCAGGCGTACGACCTGGAGTACGGCACGGCGGAGATCGAGATACACGCGGACGCCCTGCAGCCCGGCGACCG
Proteins encoded:
- a CDS encoding adenine phosphoribosyltransferase, whose amino-acid sequence is MSVPDGTRELLLSRIQDVPDYPQPGVMFKDITPLLADAKAFTLLTDALTDVCREQGAQKVVGLEARGFILGAPVAVRAGIGFVPVRKAGKLPGATLGQAYDLEYGTAEIEIHADALQPGDRVLVIDDVLATGGTAEASVQLIRRAGGTVTGLAVLLELGFLAGRARVERALDGAPLDALVTV